The following are encoded in a window of Pyrenophora tritici-repentis strain M4 chromosome 6, whole genome shotgun sequence genomic DNA:
- a CDS encoding HHT1, Histones H3 and H4, whose translation MARTKPRPKVTGKAGRGGPDGKTVTGGKPAQKALASKARRQVAGKSTRKAPVAVKKKRKFKAGTVALREIKRYQRGFELLLRKLPFSRVVREFAQVHKADIRFQRSAIEALQEATEAFLVGYFEDCNINAIHAKRVTIQEKDSQLARRYFARELLAFL comes from the exons ATGGCAAGGACAAAACCACGGCCTAAGGTCACCGGTAAAGCCGGCCGGGGTGGTCCTGATGGCAAGACAGTTACTGGCGGCAAGCCGGCTCAGAAGGCCCTTGCTAGTAAGGCTAGACGTCAAGTAGCAGGAAAGTCTACGCGAAAGGCACCTGTAGCTgttaagaagaagcgcaagtttaAGGCCGGCA CTGTCGCATTACGGGAAATCAAGAGATACCAGAGAGGTTTTGAACTACTCTTGCGAAAACTCCCCTTTTCCCGCGTAGTGCGCGAATTTGCACAGGTGCACAAGGCCGATATCCGCTTTCAACGATCTGCAATCGAAGCTCTTCAGGAAGCTACAGAAGCTTTCTTAGTTGGTTATTTTGAGG ACTGCAACATCAATGCTATTCACGCAAAGAGGGTTACTATTCAAGAGAAGGATTCTCAATTGGCTAGGCGCTACTTTGCGCGCGAGTTACTAGCTTTTCTCTAG
- a CDS encoding Dimer-Tnp-hAT domain containing protein: protein MPVAKEQVGDVPEGLVPAIKLEPPPGFEQDEWEQLTDGFACEADEIDGILDQRGSGGSRKGRPINLSVPYTGSLSGSARAIAQRERKALFDKEEKVLESVRTADRSAKYQLKKSLLQQPKYKLANSARQAKLLEKEWDILSEKRFTQKKSVAKDILAIPIAQVGVERVFNVAKDVIGSRRHRLSARTIQQIMVLKDTISQEEEQGLDYLVAQLGEDGEPIDEVNDLFELPASLEHTFDIDEENQTTEEESEEEVQEERQLPPRKRQRPQRYRDN from the exons atgcctgtcgcgaaagagcaagtcggcgacgtacctgaaggcctagttccagccatcaaactTGAACCTCCGCCTGGGTTCGAACAAGATGAGTGGGAGCAGCTTACCGAT GGATTTGCGTGTGAAGCTGACGAGATTGACGGTATCTTAGATCAAAGAGGTAGTGGGGGTTCacgaaaaggccgacctaTCAATTTGAGCGTCCCCTATACTGGCTCTCTGAGTGGTAGCGCCCGTGCTATTGCTCAACGTGAACGCAAAGCTCTTTTCgataaagaggagaaggtacTTGAAAGCGTTAGAACAGCCGACCGCTCCGCGAAGTACCAACTGAAGAAATCGCTTTTGCAACAGCCTAAGTATAAATTAGCAAATAGTGCTAGACAGGCTAAGCTGCTAGAGAAAGAGTGGGATATACTTTCAGAGAAGCGGTTTACCCAGAAAAAGTCTG TGGcgaaggatatactagcaATACCAATTGCTCAGGTTGGGGTTGAAAGAGTTTTCAATGTTGCTAAGGATGTTATTGGTAGTCGGAGGCACCGACTATCTGCCCGGACAATACAGCAGATAATGGTTCTTAAGGATACAATATctcaagaggaagaacaGGGTCTAGACTACCTAGTTGCTCAATTAGGGGAGGATGGAGAGCCAATTGACGAGGTTAATGATCTTTTTGAGCTTCCAGCCTCGTTAGAGCATACCTTCGATATAGATGAGGAGAACCAGActacagaagaagagtcggaggaagaggtccaggaggagcgtcaattgccacctcgaaagcgccagcgtcctCAGCGCTACCGTGATAATTAG
- a CDS encoding UhpC, Sugar phosphate permease yields the protein MGGFSALAGTSTLNDVFFVHERGLRVGLWNFAIIVSVNLTPVFSGYVISNMSWKWSFWLEAILFGLALAAVILLFPETTYHRDNGHSIIEGQTPTLPTSNPIVGPEQVLDLNDDKSAKLPASPRSEVIQSGSRPSWRYFLGLGSVHFENTNRLFAVCIKPTTLLLHPIVLWGCVMWSVTFTWTILLGAVVSQIFGAPPYNMSTVAVGNLTGIAPFIGSALGTVLGGWACDKVVQTLAARNNGVYEPEFRLLVISVATVALALGSFGLGGAIHVGLSANACGVFMAVINFGVGLGCTGIVTYTNDVCGERAGDAFGLAMVTKSAFAFGLTFILNDYYAQSGPLVFFATFGAIAVGVMLTTLPMYVFGKKIRIWGDSLGLLGSKMT from the exons ATGGGAGGGTTTTCCGCGCTCGCTGGAACCTCGACTCTCAACGACGTGTTCTTTGTGCACGAACGTGGCTTACGCGTCGGTCTCTGGAACTTCGCCATTATCGTTTCTGTGAACTTGACGCCAGTTTTTAGTGGCTACGTCATCTCGAATATGTCATGGAAGTGGAGCTTTTGGCTTGAAGCCATATTGTTCGGTTTGGCCTTGGCTGCAgtcatcctcctcttcccaGAAACGACCTACCACAGAGACAACGGTCATAGTATCATTGAAGGTCAAACGCCAACACTGCCAACTTCAAACCCAATTGTCGGCCCGGAGCAAGTGCTGGACTTGAACGACGACAAATCCGCCAAACTTCCTGCCTCGCCAAGGTCAGAGGTGATACAGAGCGGTTCTCGTCCATCCTGGAGATACTTCCTTGGTCTTGGTTCCGTACATTTTGAAAACACAAATCGCCTTTTCGCGGTCTGTATCAAGCCAACGACCCTTCTGTTGCACCCAATCGTGCTCTGGGGGTGCGTGATGTGGTCTGTAACGTTCACATGGACCATTCTCCTGGGAGCAGTGGTGTCTCAGATCTTCGGTGCGCCTCCGTATAACATGAGCACAGTTGCGGTTGGCAATCTGACTGGTATCGCTCCTTTCATTGGCTCTGCGCTGGGAACTGTCTTGGGTGGTTGGGCATGCGACAAGGTTGTCCAAACCCTCGCTGCTCGTAACAATGGCGTCTACGAGCCAGAATTCCGACTGCTCGTCATCTCTGTAGCCACTGTTGCCTTGGCACTGGGAAGTTTTGGTCTCGGTGGTGCGATTCATGTAGGTCTTTCAGCAAACGCGTGTGGAGTCTTCATGGCCGTCATTAATTTCGGCGTTGGTTTGGGATGTACGGGGATTGTTACTTACACAAACGATGTTTGTGGCGAGCGAGCTGGCGATGCTTTCGGGTTGGCCATG GTCACCAAGAGCGCATTTGCCTTTGGTCTGACGTTTATCCTAAACGACTACTATGCCCAAAGCGGTCCTCTCGTTTTCTTTGCTACTTTTGGAGCAATAGCTGTGGGCGTTATGTTGACCACATTGCCAATGTATGTTTTTGGGAAGAAGATCCGAATATGGGGCGACTCGCTTGGTTTACTAGGAAGCAAGATGACATAA
- a CDS encoding CN-hydrolase domain containing protein: protein MSHQPSSTVYVAVAQFEPAWLDLPKAVEKTCRLIREAAENGAKLVSFPECWIPGYPAWIWTRPVDFELSTAYIKNSLQVDSTEMRRICQSAADYHIAVVLGFSENYKDSLYISQAIINAEGTIEVLRRKLKATHMERTIFGDASGSSLHNVVELPDVGRVGALACWEHTQPLLKYHTYHQRESIHVAAWPPLYEHSGGPDLYSMSKEGARSLSQVYAIESQSFVLHTTAVMSDAGIATLRTGSGLTMNTPGGGSSAIFGPDGRLVANGPPETEEGFIYAELQLDDILKAKGFLDICGHYSRPDLLWLGVDKKEKTHVTWLTSESVRQASRSPHQL, encoded by the exons ATGTCACATCAACCATCATCCACTGTTTACGTTGCTGTCGCTCAGTTCGAGCCAGCATGGCTTGACTTGCCAAAGGCTGTCGAGAAGACATGCCGCTTGATCCGCGAGGCAGCAGAGAACGGCGCAAAACTTGTGTCGTTCCCCGAATGTTGGATCCCAGGCTATCCTGCCTGGATTTG GACAAGGCCCGTAGACTTCGAGCTCTCGACAGCTTACATCAAGAATTCTCTGCAAGTAGACTCAACCGAGATGCGTCGCATCTGTCAGAGTGCTGCAGACTACCACATTGCCGTTGTGCTTGGGTTCAGCGAGAACTACAAAGACTCGCTCTATATCTCACAAGCTATCATAAATGCCGAGGGCACTATTGAAGTCCTGCGTCGGAAGCTGAAAGCGACGCACATGGAGAGGACGATATTTGGAGATGCATCTGGCTCTTCTCTCCACAACGTCGTGGAGCTGCCGGACGTTGGACGCGTTGGTGCCCTGGCTTGCTGGGAGCACACGCAACCACTACTCAAATACCACACTTACCATCAAAGAGAAAGTATACATGTTGCTGCGTGGCCGCCGCTGTACGAACACAGTGGCGGTCCAGACTTGTATTCCATGAGCAAAGAAG GTGCCCGCAGCCTCTCTCAAGTCTACGCCATAGAGTCGCAATCCTTTGTTCTGCATACTACAGCGGTAATGAGTGATGCAGGCATCGCTACACTACGGACAGGCTCTGGTCTCACCATGAATACCCCTGGTGGAGGTAGCTCAGCTATCTTTGGCCCGGATGGGCGCCTGGTGGCTAACGGTCCTCCAGAGACAGAAGAGGGGTTCATTTACGCAGAACTGCAGCTTGATGATATTTTGAAGGCAAAAGGTTTCTTGGACATTTGTGGCCATTACAGCCGACCTGATCTGCTGTGGCTAGGTGTTGATAAGAAAGAGAAAACACATGTAACATGGTTgacaagcgagtcggtcaggcaagcgagtcggtcaccccaccaactttaa
- a CDS encoding MACRO domain containing protein 1 has protein sequence MTSISLDEMPTLTLLYKLKKIKVPDAKASYEPSAALNDKISVIRQDITTLAVDAIVNAANNSLLGGGGVDGAIHRAAGPKLVEECETLDGCDTGSAKITDGYELPSKKVIHSVGPIYWKEGASRSAELLSGCYRTSLELAVDNECRSIAFSALSTGVYGYPSGEASLVALETVRKFLQEEGKAEKLDRVIFCNFLPKDEDAYFKNIPNFFPPVTYEADAQADQSTEPSELASQLPDAPKTEPNDSETSQQPLSKKQKTTESDDFVLVEKEDVKEDDPK, from the exons ATGACTTCTATATCACTCGACGAGATGCCTACCTTGACGCTGCTGTACAAGCTGAAGAAGATCAAGGTGCCGGATGCCAAGGCCTCTTATGAACCTTCGGCCGCGCTCAACGATAAGATCAGTGTAATACGCCAAGATATCACTACTCTCGCCGTCGACGCCATCGTCAATGCTGCCAATAATTCCCTGCTTGGTGGAGGGGGGGTCGATGGAGCCATTCATCGCGCAGCCGGACCCAAGCTGGTAGAGGAATGCGAAACGCTCGATGGCTGTGATACAGGCAGTGCCAAGATTACCGACGGCTACGAACTACCTAGCAAGAAGGTCATTCATTCCGTGGGGCCAATATATTGGAAGGAAGGCGCTTCTAGGTCCGCGGAGCTACTATCAGGCTGCTACCGCACAAGCTTGGAGTTGGCCGTTGACAACGAATGCAGGAGCATTGCCTTTTCTGCTCTAAGTACCGGTGTATATGGTTACCCGAGTGGCGAGGCTAGCTTAGTCGCACTGGAGACTGTTCGCAAATTCCTCCAAGAGGAAGGCAAAGCGGAGAAGCTTGACCGCGTCATCTTCTGCAACTTTCTCCCCAAAGATGAAGATGCTTACTTCAAAAACATCCC TAACTTCTTCCCGCCTGTTACCTACGAGGCTGATGCGCAAGCGGACCAATCTACCGAGCCTTCCGAACTCGCTTCACAGCTTCCAGACGCCCCGAAGACAGAGCCGAATGACTCCGAGACCAGCCAGCAGCCGCTTtcaaagaagcagaagaccaCTGAGTCGGATGACTTTGTACTtgtagagaaggaagacgTCAAAGAAGATGACCCTAAGTAA
- a CDS encoding ProP, Permease major facilitator superfamily: MGCFSTHASGTLDPPEVRNWRIHLIALIASMSALAMGYDTAVIGGTMALNSFIRDFGMNDIPKSSRDTIQGNIVSTFQAGCFFGALLAFPFAERIGRKKTMIIASSIFLLGGTLMTASQGSLNMIYGGRAVAGLGIGASSMVVPVYISETAPPSIRGRLVGIFEIASQGGGMLGFWINYAADRTIDVERQAQWIVPLAIQLIPGVLLLLGVAWCPESPRFLAKKDNFEGAECILSKIRGLDVSHAYIQREMGEIRAQVEERSANRQSKKAQFMKLFQAGVRNRMAIGLALMFLQSFTGVNIITYYAPRIFETLGISGTSLKLFSTGFYGIAKTLGMFTFTFVVVEKVGRRKGLIWGAALGCIPMWYIGGYVMRADPAAAAARGDISRDAWGYLAMVCVYINAFIICATWQGITWTYASEIFPLDIRMLCVSLTTADTWLGSFIIARSTPYMISDLGYGAYFFFASILCAMGVWSFFFVPETKGITLEEMDALFLKPMHKAVWAQIRGKPILTQEEIVARNKGLDPEKEKEFGVETIETVKS, translated from the exons ATGGGTTGCTTCAGCACCCATGCTTCGGGGACTCTGGACCCCCCAGAGGTCCGCAATTGGCGCATCCATCTTATTGCCCTCATTGCATCCATGTCTGCGCTGGCCA TGGGCTACGACACAGCTGTTATTGGTGGCACCATGGCACTCAACTCATTCATCCGGGACTTTGGCATGAACGACATCCCCAAAAGTAGCCGGGATACTATTCAGGGCAACATTGTTTCCACTTTTCAG GCTGGGTGCTTTTTCGGCGCGCTTCTTGCCTTCCCTTTTGCCGAACGCATCGGCCGGAAAAAAACCATGATCATAGCATCTTCCATCTTTCTCCTCGGTGGAACGCTCATGACAGCTTCGCAAGGCAGCCTAAATATGATCTACGGCGGGCGTGCTGTAGCTGGCCTAGGCATCGGCGCTTCATCCATGGTCGTACCTGTCTACATTTCTGAAACCGCTCCACCATCCATTCGAGGCCGACTTGTTGGTATTTTTGAAATTGCATCTCAAGGTGGAGGCATGCTAGGTTTTTGGATCAACTATGCAGCGGACCGCACCATTGACGTCGAAAGACAAGCCCAATGGATCGTACCTCTCGCCATCCAACTCATCCCCGGTGTACTGCTACTGCTCGGTGTTGCATGGTGTCCCGAATCACCCCGTTTCCTTGCCAAAAAGGATAACTTTGAGGGTGCCGAATGCATACTGAGCAAGATCAGGGGTCTTGACGTCTCACATGCCTACATCCAGCGTGAAATGGGCGAGATTCGCGCACAGGTCGAAGAACGTAGCGCCAATCGCCAGAGCAAAAAAGCACAATTCATGAAGCTGTTCCAAGCAGGCGTCCGGAATCGCATGGCCATCGGTCTTGCTCTCATGTTCTTGCAATCCTTCACTGGCGTGAACATCATTACCTACTACGCGCCGCGTATCTTTGAAACCCTCGGCATCTCAGGCACATCACTCAAACTCTTCTCCACAGGTTTCTACGGCATCGCAAAGACGCTCGGAATGTTTACCTTTACCTTCGTCGTGGTCGAAAAGGTGGGCCGCCGCAAGGGTCTAATCTGGGGCGCTGCTCTCGGATGCATACCCATGTGGTACATTGGTGGTTACGTGATGAGGGCGGACCCAGCTGCCGCCGCCGCGCGAGGCGATATTTCCCGCGATGCTTGGGGATACCTAGCCATGGTATGTGTATACATCAACGCATTCATCATCTGCGCAACATGGCAGGGAATTACGTGGACGTATGCATCAGAAATCTTCCCGCTTGACATCCGTATGCTCTGTGTTTCGCTCACTACGGCCGACACATGGCTTGGATCCTTCATCATCGCGCGCAGCACACCCTACATGATTTCCGATCTGGGATACGGCGCATACTTCTTCTTTGCATCCATCTTGTGTGCCATGGGCGTGTGGAGTTTCTTCTTTGTGCCAGAAACTAAAGGCATTACGCttgaggagatggacgctCTGTTCCTTAAGCCGATGCACAAGGCGGTTTGGGCGCAGATTCGTGGGAAGCCAATCTTGACGCAGGAGGAGATTGTGGCGAGAAATAAGGGATTGGATCcggagaaggagaaggagttTGGGGTGGAGACGATAGAAACTGTGAAGAGCTGA